GCGCTCGGCATACGAACCATTCTCGCGCTCGTGGCGTTTTGGGTTGTCGCCTTAGGGTGTGGCACCTTCGTAACACTCGTGGTCGCTGCTTCCACGATGGCAACCTATTTTGCCCTCGCAGCAGTTTCGAGGAGTCTTTCAAAAACTCGAGCGACCGAGGCAGAGAGTTCGTTTTCGTCGACGCTGCGACCGATCCCAACGCTGCAACTTATGGCAGTTTGCTTCCTCGCGATGCTTATGGTGTGGCACGTCACGCTGTACCTGATTTTTGAACTCACGTACTTAGCGACGTTCTGGCATACACCGGTACTGGGAGTCATCAACATCGCACGCATCGAGCATGCCGTGCTCGCCGCTTTCTCCCTGACGTTAATCACCTCCTATGTTTGCCGTGCTCATGTCGGCGAGCGATTCTCGCGGCGAGATTGCTTCGATACTGCGGCACTCCTGAATCTGCTGTTTGCCAGCCATTTCACCATCCCTTAGTAGGGCCTCCGAAGGTTAGGTGCTTGTGACAGCACCTAACCCCAGAGCATTGATGACCTGACTATTTCCACTGCTGGTCGGCGAAATCGAGGTACGCTGTCCAGTCGGTGGTGCTCATGCTGTGTTTGCCGGGGCGATAGAAAAAGCCGAGACGCCCACCCACCAGTTGGTTCATCACCGGTTCTTTTGCTTCTGCCAGTCCGCTCGTTCCGAGCAGCTTAAAGACCGGTTCGGCTGCTTGCAGCACTTCGAACTGACCCATTGGGTTGGCCCAGGTATCTTCTTCGGCATTTGCAAACAGCACCGCGCGCGGGGCACAAATGGCGACGAGCGCGTGCTGGTCGAACGGCAGCAGATCGGGGTGTTCGTTGAACAGCAGGAAGTTATCGCAGAACCAGTGGGGGAAGTTTTTGTTGATCTGCTTCACTTGTTCTCCCACCTTGCCGCGCGAGGGAGCTGTTCCACCACAACCGGCTTGCGAAGGAATGGCGATGGAGAAGCGATCGTCCATCGCAGCAGCCAAAAGGGCCGTTTTGCCATTCCGCGAGTGACCGACCGAAGCGATTTTGCTGGCGTCGATCGTATCCTTGAACTCAGTCGTCACGAGATCGGCGACACGATGAAAACCCCAGGCCCACAGGGCGATGGTTCCGGCGTCGTCCCCTTCCGCAGCGGTTTGACCTGGCTTGTAAAACGCAGGACCGATCCCATCGGCGAGGTCCGGGGTGTCGGGGTCGATGTCGCCACTGTAGAAGGTTGCAAGAGCATAGCCGCGGCTGACGATCAACTCCGCATTCCACACCTCGGTTTGAGCACCACGACCAGCATCGGTGGCGCGCTCGTTCTCGACACCGACGCATCCCTTACCAACCCAGCCTTCCGGCAAAGCGATTTTGGTGTCGGGCAAAACCGTGTGATTGCCGCAGAAATTCATCCCGATAAAGACCCCCGGCTTCTCGACGCCGTTGGGAGTGACGAGCAGAACATGTTGACGTTTCGAGAGTGCAGGTTCGACAAACGAGATCCGAATTTCACGCACGGTTGCCTTGCCGCCGAGCGCTTTCTCGTCGGTGAAGAGCGTTTCGTACTTCACCTGCGCTGGCTTGGGGGGCAAGCGGCCATACATCCAGTGCTGAAACTGCGCTTTCAAGGTGTCCCGTTTTTTACTCCACGCTTCGGCAGTGGTGATCGGTTTACCAGCCTCGTCGATCAGCAGCGCGGGAAGCTCGGCGCTCGGCTGAAGTTGATCGAACGTCGGAAATTCTTCGGCCGATGCGAGTGACAGATTCATGGCAAATAGCAGGGCGAGGGCCTGAGTGATTGCTAGTGCGCGGCAGGGATAGCGGAGCATGAGGCAAGACCTCGAGTGGCGCGGTGGTGAGAGGGGCAAGTCGACACGTGTGACATAATGGCGCGCCGCGAGTGCGCCGTCAAATCGTTGCTCGTCACGAGCGCTTGCCGCAAAGCGCGCAAGGCCAAATTTACTGCGCTCCCGCCGTGCTGCTGTCGCGGGTTACAATGATGTTCCTGCCCTGAGCCTCTCTCTGCTTTCCTCCCACCAGCGAGCTTTTCAGATGCGCTGCGCACTCACGCTCTTGCTACTGCTCACCACGGCCACGACCTCTGTTGGCATCGACGAGTTTGAGCAGCCGCCGATCAATTACAGCAGCACGCAGCCCTCGAATCGTATTTCACAGTTGCAGTCGCTGCTCGACGAAGGGAAGCAACAACTGACGTTTCACGACGAGCTGGGCTATCTGCCGTCGCTGCTCGCCGCGCTCGATATTCCAGCGGAGTCGCAAACGCTCGTCTACTCGAAAACGAGTCTGCAAACGCGCTACATCACCCCCAAAACGCCGCGTGCCCTCTACTTCAGCGACGAGATTTACGTCGGTTATGTCCAGTCGGGAGCGGCGCTCGAAATCTCGGTGGCCGATCCACGGCTGGGGACCGTTTTTTATACGCTCGACCAGGCACAAGTTGCAGCGCCGAAGC
This window of the Pirellula staleyi DSM 6068 genome carries:
- a CDS encoding acetylxylan esterase — its product is MLRYPCRALAITQALALLFAMNLSLASAEEFPTFDQLQPSAELPALLIDEAGKPITTAEAWSKKRDTLKAQFQHWMYGRLPPKPAQVKYETLFTDEKALGGKATVREIRISFVEPALSKRQHVLLVTPNGVEKPGVFIGMNFCGNHTVLPDTKIALPEGWVGKGCVGVENERATDAGRGAQTEVWNAELIVSRGYALATFYSGDIDPDTPDLADGIGPAFYKPGQTAAEGDDAGTIALWAWGFHRVADLVTTEFKDTIDASKIASVGHSRNGKTALLAAAMDDRFSIAIPSQAGCGGTAPSRGKVGEQVKQINKNFPHWFCDNFLLFNEHPDLLPFDQHALVAICAPRAVLFANAEEDTWANPMGQFEVLQAAEPVFKLLGTSGLAEAKEPVMNQLVGGRLGFFYRPGKHSMSTTDWTAYLDFADQQWK